A stretch of Amblyraja radiata isolate CabotCenter1 chromosome 6, sAmbRad1.1.pri, whole genome shotgun sequence DNA encodes these proteins:
- the LOC116974207 gene encoding 14-3-3 protein eta-like — translation MANRDQLVQRARLAEQAERYDDMVAAMKSVTELNEALSNEDRNLLSVAYKNVVGARRSSWRVISSIEQKTSADGNEKKLEMVRAYREKVEKELEVACSDVLALLDKFLIKNCNESQIESKVFYLKMKGDYYRYLAEVASGEKKAGVVELSEASYKEAFEVSKDQMQPTHPIRLGLALNFSVFYYEIQNAPE, via the coding sequence ATGGCAAACCGAGATCAGCTGGTGCAGCGAGCCCGGTTGGCCGAGCAGGCCGAGCGCTATGATGACATGGTGGCGGCCATGAAGTCGGTAACAGAGTTGAATGAGGCGCTGTCCAATGAAGATCGTAACCTGCTTTCGGTGGCCTACAAGAATGTGGTGGGGGCTCGCAGGTCTTCCTGGCGGGTAATCAGCAGCATCGAGCAGAAGACCTCTGCTGATGGCAATGAGAAGAAGCTGGAGATGGTGCGTGCCTACCGGGAGAAGGTGGAAAAGGAGCTGGAGGTAGCGTGCAGTGACGTGCTGGCCCTGCTCGACAAATTCCTCATTAAGAACTGCAACGAGTCCCAAATAGAGAGCAAAGTCTTCTACTTGAAAATGAAGGGCGACTACTATCGCTACTTGGCTGAGGTGGCCTCCGGTGAGAAGAAGGCTGGTGTGGTGGAATTGTCTGAAGCTTCTTACAAAGAGGCCTTTGAAGTCAGCAAGGATCAGATGCAGCCTACTCATCCCATCCGCCTGGGCCTGGCTCTCAACTTCTCCGTCTTCTACTATGAGATCCAGAATGCTCCCGAGTAG